The following are from one region of the Mauremys reevesii isolate NIE-2019 linkage group 2, ASM1616193v1, whole genome shotgun sequence genome:
- the NKX3-1 gene encoding homeobox protein Nkx-3.1: MSSRPPLPGRQEGQGSTEPPEGKSHPWAPQQHPAGRSLPRGSLPHSSKPLTSFLIQDILRDGADRGAAGKGRKSRGCCGASSPEPALDGASSAPREPAGKPLPEGVPPPPPEQPGEPAAEAYTETNLSDCENPLKSSPSNQRTPKQQKRSRAAFSHTQVIELERKFSHQKYLSAPERAHLAKNLKLTETQVKIWFQNRRYKTKRKQLASELSGLDKNSVFPVLKEDDVSRASLISVYNSYQYYPYLYYLNGWSPSLW; the protein is encoded by the exons ATGAGCTCCCGGCCACCCCTTCCAGGAAGGCAGGAGGGAcagggcagcacagagccccctgaaGGCAAGAGCCACCCCTGGGCCCCGCAGCAGCACCCAGCGGGGAGGAGCCTTCCCCGGGGCTCGCTGCCCCACTCCTCCAAGCCGCTCACGTCCTTCCTCATCCAAGACATTCTGCGGGACGGTGCCGACCGCGGAgctgcggggaaggggaggaagagcCGGGGATGCTGCGGTGCCTCTAGCCCGGAGCCTGCGCTGGACGGTGCAAGCTCCGCTCCCCGGGAGCCAGCTGGGAAACCCCTCCCTGAAGgggtccccccgccgcccccggaGCAGCCCGGAGAGCCAGCCGCAG aGGCATATACGGAGACCAACCTATCAGACTGTGAAAACCCTCTGAAATCCTCACCGAGCAACCAAAGGACCCCGAAGCAGCAAAAGCGCTCACGGGCAGCCTTCTCCCACACTCAGGTCATTGAGTTAGAAAGGAAGTTCAGTCATCAGAAGTATCTGTCTGCCCCGGAGCGAGCCCACCTGGCGAAGAACCTGAAGCTCACTGAAACCCAGGTGAAAATCTGGTTCCAGAACAGAAGGTACAAAACCAAAAGGAAGCAACTAGCCTCAGAACTCAGTGGACTTGATAAGAACTCAGTTTTCCCAGTCCTTAAAGAGGATGATGTCTCCAGGGCCTCTCTGATTTCTGTGTATAACAGCTACCAGTACTATCCATACCTGTACTACTTGAATGGCTGGAGTCCCTCTTTGTGGTAA